The genomic window CCCTTCGTGATGATCGGCATCACTATCCTCGGACTGGTAAAGCTGGAAACACCACTCAGCAAGGATCAGCTGCAGGAGATTAAAACCAATCCGCCGAAGCCAGTGAAGCTGCTGGAGCCGATGAAAGAGTCCATGGCGGTACTGACCTACAACCGTCAGGCCCTATTGTTCTTTGTTTTCATCATCTTTTCACTGCTTTCGGTGTTCTTGCAAGACATGCTGCAGGAACTGTGGGCCGATGATCTGTTCGGGCTAGCCGCCGGCGAATCCACTATCTATCAGCGTTTCTATAACGGCATCCAGACCCTCGGCATGGCAGCTTGTGGCATTTTTGTCGGCGTAACCGCCAAGAAACGCCTGCAGGCGAAAAAGGCGGCGGGCCTGTCTGTCGAGAACGAAAAAACCCTGCCAATGGATTTCGGTAAACGACTGATGGCCATCGGCGCTACGCTGTCCATTATCGGCTTTGGCCTGCTCGCCTGGGCCGCCTGGCTGCAGAACCTGACCCTGTTCAATATTTTCTACTGCTACAGCGCATTCGCCCTCGGCTTGCTGGTATTCCCTTCCATCAGCTTTATGGCCGACATGACCGTTGAAGGTCAGGAAAGTCGCTATCTGGGCCTCTGGAGCCTTGGACAGGTCATCGGTTTGTTCCTCTCCTTTACCGTCAGCGGGTGCCTCTATTCCCTGCTGGTAGAGAGCCAGATACTGACTGCCAATATCGCCTTCGCACTCATATTCTTACTGCAGGCGCTAATGGTTGTATTCAGCTTCCTGGTGGTGCGTAACGTCACTATCGAAGGTCTGCAGAATGGCGCAGAAGCCGAACCTGACACAGGCATACCTGCGCAGGCATAACCCACTTCAATGCAATACCCATAACGGGAGAGATACCATGAATACTCAAGAATACATCGAAATCCTCCGCTGCCCCCACTGCACTCGCGAGAACAAGGGCGTACTGAAAGAGATCAAGCCTGACTGGCTGGGCTGCAGCGATTGTAGCCGTCAGTACCCGATTGTTGAGGGGATCCCGGTGATGTTGCCGGAAGAAGGTGACAAGTGGCTCGGCGTAGCTAGCGAGGATCTGCCAACGATTGAAGAGCACGACCGCTTCGTCAGCGCCACCAGTTAATTTAATCCGCAGTGCCACGGACGGCTCTAGGCAATCCCCTCTCCCCGCCCACGGAAAACGGGAAGAACGGGCAGGCAAGCCGATTCAATGCGCACAAAAACAGAATTACGGTCGCATAACGGCCAGGCTAAAGCGAGATACACCCATATGTGGAAGACAGACCTGTTCCCGACCCAGCTGGTAGGCAGCTACGTAAAACCCCAGTGGCTGGCAAACCACGACAAGGTCTACCAGAAAGAAGGCACCTGGTGGAATGTTGATAAGGAACTCCTGCCTGCAGCAATTGACGACGCCGTGCGCCTCGCAATCTACGACCAGAACATGGCCGGAATGACTTTTGCGACCGACGGCGAGGTTCGCCGCCAGACCTTCAGCGGTCATTTCTATAATCTGCAGGGTATCGACCAGGACAATCCTGCTGAATTCACCAACTTCCATAACGACATTACGGAATATCTGAAGATGAAGCAGAAGGCCACCAATGTGGGTGCCGATCTGCAAAAGGAAAAAGAAAGCGAACCCAAGCAGGCCCATAAGGTCCTGTTCCCCGCGGTGCGGGACAAGATCCGCTGGCCCGGTCCGATGGTGGTCAGCGACATCCCATTCCTGAAACGCTATGCCGCAAACCGCAGCAAGATCACTGTGATCGGCCCGGTAACCCTGTCCTATCGCCTGGTGGATACCGGTATTTACCCCGATCAGGCGTCCCTCTGTTTCGCCATCGCTGACGCGCTCAACCAGGAATTAAAAGCCCTGGCGGCCGCGGGTGTTGACCTGATTCAGATCGACGAGCCAGAAGTGCATTTCCGCTACAGCCAGTGCCAGGACTTTGCTGTTGAAGCGATCAACCGCATGGTACGCGACGTCGACTGTCTGACCTCGGTACACGTCTGCTACGGCTACTCCAAGAATATCGCCCTGAAAGAGCCGAGCCCGATCTACCCGAAAGCCGTATCGCTGATCGCCGAGTCCGACATTGATGCCATCCACACAGAGTACGCACAGCCCGGCCATACCCCGGACTTCCTGCAGTCCGTCGGCAACAAACTGGTTGCCATTGGCGTGCTCAACCTGGACCCACAAGGAGAAGTCGAGGAAATCGAGGCGATTCGCAAGCTGGTGATCGATGCCATGGAGGTCATACCCAAGGAGCGTATCAGCCTGGCACCGGATTGCGGCATGTGGTTCTTGGAGCGGGATTTTGCCTTCCGCAAAATCAACTCCATGTGTCTTGCGGCGCAGTCCCTGAGAAACCAGTTCGGCTAAACCAAAGAGGCATACTCGTGCAGATTGAGAATGCATTCCTGAACCAGGTCCGGTGGTTGCAACTGCGTCTTAACTCCGCCGTACCACTCAGTCCGAGCCAGATCCGGGTGCACCTGTACCGCGACAAGACGGATGCTGAGGTGCTGGACACTCTGAACCAGTGTTTTCAGCAGCAGCGGCCAATGCCGCTGCACGCACCGGACAGCTACATGGCATTTATTCTGTGCAAACCCACACTCACCGACGACACGCTGGATATACACGCGCTGGAGTGCCTCGGGGAGGATGGTAAGCCAAATGGCGAACTGTGGCTGAAACTGAAGTCCAGCGCAGGCCTCGCAATGGCATATGGTGCGCCGGGCGCCGATCCATCAATACCGCTACAGGCGCTGCAGCAGTATCTTATCGGCGCGACGGATCTGCCGGCACTCACCCCCCTGCCCCAGAAGGATGGGCCCTCCTGGCTTTGCGCCCCGCTGCAGGCTACGGGCGGGGTCTGGGCGCTACCAGTGCTGGAAACACCACTGGATGTACCCCCGCGCTTCGCCGGCCACTGCTACCTGAAGCTGGTCACTGAACACCACCCAGTGTGCCGGAATCTCTCACTTGCTATCGAAGAAAACACTAAATGAATACGTATCACGTCTACGGCCTTGGCGCCGCTCTGGTGGACACCGAAATCGAGGTATCCGATCAGGACTTGCTTGACCTGAAGGTGGATAAAGGCCTGATGACCCTGGCGGACAGCGAGCGTCAGCAGCAGTTACTGTCACAACTGAAGGGCCACCTGGTGGCTGCGAAACGTGCCAGTGGTGGCTCTGCTGCAAACACCATCATTGCCGCAAGCTATTTCGGTGCGAATACGTTTTACAGCTGCAAAGTGGCCGCCGATGAGAACGGCGACTTCTACCTCAAAGATCTTGAAAATGCCGGGGTTCAATATCATCGCACCTTGTCCCGCGAAGAGGGCGACACCGGCAAGTGTCTGGTAATGGTTACTCCAGATGCCGAACGCACCATGGTCACTTACCTCGGCATCAGCGAGACGCTGTCCTCGGTGGAACTGCACCCGGAAGCCATTGCCAGCGCCGCCTATCTCTATCTTGAAGGTTACCTGGTGGCATCGGAAAGCGGTCGCGCTGCCGCGATTGAAGCCGCACGTATTGCGCGAGCCAGTAATACCCGCGTCGCCATCAGCTTGTCCGACCCCGGTATGGTGCAATTCTTCCGTGACGGGCTGCTGGAGATGATTGGCGAGCGCGTTGATTTGTTGTTCTGTAACCGCGATGAAGCCCTGGGCTTTACCGGTGCGGACACCATCGAAGAAGCGGCAGAGCGCCTGAAGCAATATACCGACTGTTTTGCCATCACCCTCGGCGCCGATGGCGCACTGGTTTTCGATGGTGCCAACTCGATAACCGTACCCTCCAGCGCAGTTACCGCGATTGATACCAACGGCGCTGGAGACATGTTCGCCGGGGCTTTTATTTACGCCATCACTCAGGGACAAAGCTTTGAGAAGGCCGCCACGCTCGCCAACCGCGCCGCGGGCAAGGTCGTGACCCAATTCGGGCCCCGCCTGGAAGCAGAGCAGCACCAGGAAATTCTGGCGGTACCGACTCCCGCGTGATCGCTGTTTACGGGGTATTGCGGATATCCGCAGTATCCCGTGAATATCGGCCTATATAGGCAACCACCGTTCCCCTTTCTCCTCTTCTCTCTCTTGGTTACTCGCCACTTCCTGCTCACCATTCGCCTGTCGGGATCGTACTGCTTCCGGCATGCTATTGGCCTCTATTCAGTTCCAGCTCATAGCCGCATACATTATCACTGCCAAGCCTCCCTTTAATATGCGAAACATCCCCTCATGCTCTTTATTGCATGCGCATATCGTATTTCGGTGCATCTCCCTGAAGCACAGATATCTGAGTCGGAGAAAAATCATACCAGGAAAGCTACGGCTTTCAGCACCGCAGCCCAGGGCACAGCAGGCAATCAACAACGGCTCGAGATGCCACAGAAAAATAGAGGACATAAAAATGCCCGCCGAAGCGGGCAGGTTCACATCCTGTCGACAAGAAAATTAGAACCGGTAGCCCACACTGAGACTGGTCATACGGCCCATACGGTTGATGATGGACGGTGACTGTTCCTGGGTCCAGATGAAGGGACGGTAGGCACTTGAAGGGGTATCGTCGTCCAGCAGGTTCTTGACGCTGAGTTTGCTATACCAGTTGTCCCCTTCGATACCGGTCACCAGGTTTACATCCCAGTGATCCTGGATCCACAGGGTATTGACGGTATTGATATAGCGCTTGTCTTTCCACACCGTACTGAGGTCGGTATAGAACTCGGCACCATTCCACACGTCGCGACGGTAGCGGAAACCGGCATTGAAGGTATTGCGGTAGTTGTTGACCATTTCCTTGCCCGCAAGGTCACCGTCAGATACCTGCGGCCCGTTACTCGGGACCAGACAGCTTCTCTCACTCGTAAAGGGATTCGTTAACACATCGACGCAGTACTCATAGCTGGTCGAGTTCAGCCCCATCGCCTCGTAATCAACAAAGCCATAACTAAAGGTCTGTACGCCTTTAACCACTTCGGCGTCGTTGAAGGTATAGGCAGAATGGAAACTCCAGTTGTCACTGATCTGGAAAGCGGTCTCAATTTCTATACCACGGATTTCCACCTCACCGAGGTTGCTTACGATGGCCGCCGGAATGGTGGCGCCGTTGCTGAACTGTGAGAATGAGCGGATCTGCTGGTCATCCCAGTTCACCTGATAGGCGGCGATGTTCATGTAACCGCGACCATCAAGTACAGTGCGCTTGGCACCAATCTCGTAGGTCACGTTTTTTTCCGGATCGTAGGTAATCTCCGACTCCAGCGGAGTACCGCCGTTGATACCACCAGACTTGGAGCCCTCGGCGATGTTCAGGTAGAAGGTGGTGTACTCATCGTAAAGGTAGGTGGCAATCAGGCGAGGAGATATCCAGTCCCAACTACCTTCCTCCTGACCCTGAGCGCCGGTAAAGTGCAGCACGTTGTCTGCAACCTTCTGTTCCTTGGTGTAACGCGCCTCAACCCCCACATTCAGCTTGTCGGTAAAGTCGTAAGCCAGTGCGACAAACGCCGATTCCGTCTCGGTGGTGTGGTTGGTCTGGGTGATCTTGCGCGCATCGCCGTTTTCATCCACTGACAGGATGGAAGACGCAATGGATGCACTGTTGATCGCGTCACCAAATGGACTACCGCTGGCGGCCAGCGCGCTTGAGGCCAGCCACTGATCCAGGTCGGTTTCCGAATACAGCAAACCCGCACTCCACTGCAGGGGGCCTGAGTCATTGGACTGAATACGGAATTCCTGGCTTACCATCTGACGGTCATCGTTGGGCTGGCCACCGTAGTTATAGGCATTCACCCCGAGGAGATAGGCATTCTGCCCACCCATGGTAAACGACCCGATCAGGTTGGGCATATCTGCGGTCGCAGTGACCGGGCCCATGCCGGTATCTACCGGAATAACCGGTGCGAACACTAGGGTTGCACCAAAATAGGCATTGTTATAACCCTGCAGCGAGCGTGTTTCTGTGTCGGATACAGCGGTTATGGACGTCAGCGTCACATTGCCCACATCCCAGTTCGCGCGCAGGCTGTACAGGTCGGATTTATTGGTTACACCGAAAGCATTGCCGGCAAAGCCATCGGGATCTGCCGCTTTGGCCTCGCCGTAGTAGGCGGTAGGGGTACCGGTCAATGCCGCGATACCCGCTGGAGTGAGCTCATTAGTGAAAGTGTTGTACTCGCCAGGAGGACCGAACGGGCCAAACGGACCCGATACACCATCCTGGCCGACCGGCCACAAAAATGGCGGATGCGAGGGGTCGCTGATGCTACCAAAGGGTATCTCGGCGTTTTTCTCAACTTCGTAGCCCGCATTGT from Microbulbifer aggregans includes these protein-coding regions:
- a CDS encoding BCD family MFS transporter, whose translation is MKVSEGQAKLQFTLQKIAIAWSFCMVVTSFNRIAIIEMGLPAAIISLLIGVYTLFGPIQPIIGRMCERWPIFGYRRTPYMLLGTLLGSLAFPLMPGVLVDMQAGSGLAYFYCLLLFCAFGICIAMQANVFLDLLNDVTTKESRSRVVTLTWTVQALAMAGWAWVFGILMPVYSLEAMQELYNLTPFVMIGITILGLVKLETPLSKDQLQEIKTNPPKPVKLLEPMKESMAVLTYNRQALLFFVFIIFSLLSVFLQDMLQELWADDLFGLAAGESTIYQRFYNGIQTLGMAACGIFVGVTAKKRLQAKKAAGLSVENEKTLPMDFGKRLMAIGATLSIIGFGLLAWAAWLQNLTLFNIFYCYSAFALGLLVFPSISFMADMTVEGQESRYLGLWSLGQVIGLFLSFTVSGCLYSLLVESQILTANIAFALIFLLQALMVVFSFLVVRNVTIEGLQNGAEAEPDTGIPAQA
- a CDS encoding Trm112 family protein, with product MNTQEYIEILRCPHCTRENKGVLKEIKPDWLGCSDCSRQYPIVEGIPVMLPEEGDKWLGVASEDLPTIEEHDRFVSATS
- a CDS encoding cobalamin-independent methionine synthase II family protein, translating into MWKTDLFPTQLVGSYVKPQWLANHDKVYQKEGTWWNVDKELLPAAIDDAVRLAIYDQNMAGMTFATDGEVRRQTFSGHFYNLQGIDQDNPAEFTNFHNDITEYLKMKQKATNVGADLQKEKESEPKQAHKVLFPAVRDKIRWPGPMVVSDIPFLKRYAANRSKITVIGPVTLSYRLVDTGIYPDQASLCFAIADALNQELKALAAAGVDLIQIDEPEVHFRYSQCQDFAVEAINRMVRDVDCLTSVHVCYGYSKNIALKEPSPIYPKAVSLIAESDIDAIHTEYAQPGHTPDFLQSVGNKLVAIGVLNLDPQGEVEEIEAIRKLVIDAMEVIPKERISLAPDCGMWFLERDFAFRKINSMCLAAQSLRNQFG
- a CDS encoding adenosine kinase, translating into MNTYHVYGLGAALVDTEIEVSDQDLLDLKVDKGLMTLADSERQQQLLSQLKGHLVAAKRASGGSAANTIIAASYFGANTFYSCKVAADENGDFYLKDLENAGVQYHRTLSREEGDTGKCLVMVTPDAERTMVTYLGISETLSSVELHPEAIASAAYLYLEGYLVASESGRAAAIEAARIARASNTRVAISLSDPGMVQFFRDGLLEMIGERVDLLFCNRDEALGFTGADTIEEAAERLKQYTDCFAITLGADGALVFDGANSITVPSSAVTAIDTNGAGDMFAGAFIYAITQGQSFEKAATLANRAAGKVVTQFGPRLEAEQHQEILAVPTPA
- a CDS encoding TonB-dependent receptor, yielding MSKFKRQPLYVAVVAGSLASTAVADTNERVGEASVVNRGQPVLEEVTVTARNRTESLQEIPVAINAFSAKEIERSDMQDLRDVVRSSPGLVYDSSGTIATGAISIRGMSQPGLIGDDTNVAMFVDGVYVSGRASTFMPMMSLERVEVVRGPQSAIYGRNAFSGAMNYITKKPVGEFEGQIEVTGGAEGQAGVKARMAAPIGDKLAVSVDMVNSESGSTFEYNDTYLGAIDNESQRVRLLFTPTDNLEFDFTAAHIDVQEHHNAGYEVEKNAEIPFGSISDPSHPPFLWPVGQDGVSGPFGPFGPPGEYNTFTNELTPAGIAALTGTPTAYYGEAKAADPDGFAGNAFGVTNKSDLYSLRANWDVGNVTLTSITAVSDTETRSLQGYNNAYFGATLVFAPVIPVDTGMGPVTATADMPNLIGSFTMGGQNAYLLGVNAYNYGGQPNDDRQMVSQEFRIQSNDSGPLQWSAGLLYSETDLDQWLASSALAASGSPFGDAINSASIASSILSVDENGDARKITQTNHTTETESAFVALAYDFTDKLNVGVEARYTKEQKVADNVLHFTGAQGQEEGSWDWISPRLIATYLYDEYTTFYLNIAEGSKSGGINGGTPLESEITYDPEKNVTYEIGAKRTVLDGRGYMNIAAYQVNWDDQQIRSFSQFSNGATIPAAIVSNLGEVEIRGIEIETAFQISDNWSFHSAYTFNDAEVVKGVQTFSYGFVDYEAMGLNSTSYEYCVDVLTNPFTSERSCLVPSNGPQVSDGDLAGKEMVNNYRNTFNAGFRYRRDVWNGAEFYTDLSTVWKDKRYINTVNTLWIQDHWDVNLVTGIEGDNWYSKLSVKNLLDDDTPSSAYRPFIWTQEQSPSIINRMGRMTSLSVGYRF